From a single Porites lutea chromosome 10, jaPorLute2.1, whole genome shotgun sequence genomic region:
- the LOC140949950 gene encoding uncharacterized protein: MLLSSNRTDIMKVCKSIFFPNGVSYYGKTEDMLFAIGNFHNDQMGVTLEVNGKELPFNIGNYIEAFKLKDVRLYLLSKKMTTLSDESDDGLPPMIMSHDTNSSERACTAGTSIEDRQDDRKGLIGTTEQRESLKREQDTEYELSLKADKQKRISLEIAKAEAEHKKRVQEARAARVLAEPSTEFLTVRVRHPTMGVCSRRFPANSRVAVVYDWAGSLTPDIVDFTLCDPVGTPLPPSSELEDRCTLVMATTRHTPSLCESDDDIQFMGFGDASNGINTTLPDCECNMEGREINTDVPMTPMQLDNYYASILVEQPGTTCHRESYSSDSEGDVSASETHSDNVPAVTCSQVKPAPEILNELAAQINADCLTKFNIARNFIWEGAKRAVSRKVFSPANKVSVKFTDDTGISEGAIDWGGPMREFFTLILQCIHDSQLMCGPESCRFLSYNVKCLEDNDYFVAGLMIAMSLVHGGLAPHFLSPVMFQALLSDQPLTVPLQDVYDHELKSSLKSLIDCDTVEKAKSCTVDGNLSTVLELAGTLAMPIQTLDDVKKMVAATSQWFVLGRCKPALESFREGLSALGVLEAVKRYPDSFRPLFCDVPEKLTAERMEQLFRPTSSPVGSSKALTESLVLSRWGDYLQDIEDAEDSDITLSDILFFTTGCKVLPQRALPVTVEFLHEGLSRFPTANTCSNILRLPVVHSDYESFKADVTFGFLNARGFGTA, encoded by the exons ATGCTGTTATCAAGTAACAGAACAGACATTATGAAAGTTTGTAAATCCATCTTTTTCCCTAATGGAGTGTCATATTATGGGAAAACAGAAGACATGCTATTTGCTATTGGAAATTTTCATAATGACCAAATGGGTGTTACCCTGGAAGTGAATGGGAAAGAGCTACCTTTCAATATTGGAAATTACATAGAGGCTTTTAAATTGAAAGATGTCAGGCTATACTTGTTGTCCAAAAAGATGACAACTCTCAGTGATGAAAGTGATGATGGCTTACCACCCATGATAATGAGTCATGACACCAATTCTTCTGAAAGGGCTTGTACAGCTGGTACTTCAATTGAGGACAGACAAGATGACAGAAAAGGCCTGATTGGTACAACAGAACAAAGGGAATCACTTAAAAGAGAGCAGGACACCGAGTATGAACTTTCACTAAAAGCAGACAAGCAAAAAAGAATCTCCCTTGAAATTGCAAAGGCTGAGGCTGAAcacaagaaaagagttcaagAGGCACGAGCTGCAAGAGTTTTAGCAGAACCCAGCACAGAATTTCTCACTGTAAGGGTCCGACACCCTACAATGGGAGTATGCTCTCGGCGGTTTCCAGCAAATAGTCGAGTGGCAGTAGTATATGATTGGGCTGGTTCTTTGACTCCAGACATAGTGGATTTCACACTCTGTGACCCTGTGGGAACACCGCTGCCACCAAGTAGTGAACTAGAGGATAGATGTACCTTGGTTATGGCTACTACTAGACATACACCATCATTGTGTGAGTCTGATGATGACATTCAATTCATGGGATTTGGAGATGCAAGTAATGGTATTAACACAACACTGCCAGACTGTGAGTGCAACATGGAAGGAAGGGAAATAAATACTGACGT GCCCATGACTCCAATGCAGTTGGACAATTACTACGCCTCCATTCTGGTAGAGCAACCTGGAACTACATGTCACAGGGAAAGTTATTCGTCTGACAGTGAAGGTGACGTTTCTGCAAGTGAAACCCACAGTGATAATGTCCCAGCTGTTACTTGTTCTCAAGTGAAACCAGCACCTGAAATACTGAATGAACTAGCAGCCCAGATAAATGCTGATTGCCTCACCAAATTCAACATTGCTCGCAATTTCATATGGGAAGGAGCCAAGAGAGCAGTTTCCCGCAAAGTATTTTCGCCAGCTAACAAGGTATCTGTTAAGTTCACTGATGACACTGGGATCAGTGAAGGTGCCATCGACTGGGGTGGTCCCATGAGAGAGTTCTTTACGCTGATACTACAATGCATCCATGATTCTCAACTTATGTGTGGTCCGGAGAGCTGCAGATTCCTGTCATACAATGTAAAGTGTTTAGAAGATAATGACTACTTTGTTGCAGGACTGATGATTGCAATGTCACTCGTGCATGGGGGACTTGCACCGCACTTCCTATCCCCTGTCATGTTTCAAGCTCTTCTCAGTGACCAACCTTTGACAGTGCCATTGCAAGATGTCTATGATCATGAGCTGAAATCTTCTCTGAAATCTCTGATAGACTGTGACACTGTAGAGAAAGCAAAGAGCTGCACAGTTGATGGCAACTTGTCAACTGTTCTTGAGCTGGCTGGAACATTGGCAATGCCAATACAAACCCTGGATGATGTCAAGAAAATGGTTGCAGCAACTTCGCAGTGGTTTGTTCTCGGGCGATGTAAACCAGCCCTTGAGAGCTTCCGAGAAGGCCTCTCAGCCCTTGGCGTACTAGAAGCAGTCAAGAGATATCCTGATAGTTTCAGGCCATTGTTTTGTGATGTACCCGAGAAGCTGACAGCAGAAAGAATGGAACAATTGTTCAGGCCTACGTCAAGCCCTGTTGGTTCTTCAAAGGCATTAACCGAGAGTCTTGTTTTGTCCAGATGGGGTGATTATCTTCAGGACATAGAAGATGCGGAAGATTCTGACATCACCTTGAGTGACATTTTGTTCTTTACCACTGGCTGCAAAGTATTACCACAACGTGCGTTACCTGTCACCGTTGAGTTTTTGCATGAAGGGTTGTCAAGATTTCCCACAGCAAATACATGTTCAAACATCCTCCGTCTTCCAGTTGTGCATAGTGATTATGAAAGCTTCAAAGCTGATGTTACCTTTGGATTTCTCAATGCACGGGGTTTCGGTACTGCGTGA
- the LOC140949981 gene encoding uncharacterized protein, protein MADSVDSADSDLKKVCNYLRQRGVEERVVDKFEEEKMDISAVLNASDDVLKDMGLSTAGDRLSLRGFCSTAQEKQHKEEKESKRRRLLEAFLSSKKDRSTKLTTASGNQQQKKKLEKEKKKV, encoded by the exons ATGGCTGACTCGGTTGACTCGGCTGACTCCGACCTGAAGAAG GTTTGTAACTATCTACGACAACGAGGAGTGGAAGAAAGGGTAGTAGACAAATTTGAGGAAGAAAAG ATGGATATTTCAGCAGTCCTAAATGCGAGTGATGATGTCCTTAAAGATATGGGGCTGTCGACAGCAGGGGACAGATTAAGCCTTCGTGGCTTTTGTAGCACCGCTCAAGAGAAGCAACACAAGGAAGAAAAGGAATCCAAAAGACGAAGACTCCTTGAGGCATTCTTGTCTTCAAAGAAAGATAGGTCGACTAAGCTTACAACTGCTTCAGGCAACcaacagcaaaagaaaaagcttgaaaaggaaaaaaaaaaagtctaa